One segment of Rhodohalobacter mucosus DNA contains the following:
- a CDS encoding glycosyltransferase family 2 protein: protein MHGPVALSVILTTHAAKSHFEALLLTLTRIGHPGIELIVINDAADSDLSLFIQKTLGQTDSEQVYYFEHDAPCGRGYCLNEGLIQSSGMLIWAPLQASRLNESLLTDAIRRFKSDPAAFWALDFSLPGSPERWIDAAEDAGLPDDTCLVWNRSVIGMGNMIFNPFLKELHGAELAMRLSEENTWHRTDPFFVLSENQSIFAKPDDIREFTLSAIRLSTDPDEQAALFEKLQTLDRSEPSLSRDEQLLIDARKYLNTGDANKSLEFISTYLRKYPNHLEANRIKITSLEKLRRHVEAAELKHRLQKRQKEQQEQIRQEQPEPPPPPKTESSSDEKPARADSRFTFDFDSNDVQEDEEDSVTTESSATTNEDEKPLYSVIIPTTGAGKPFLEQTLIRLSETVDSKLTELVVIDNASIDDTFEYLEQLAEKDFLNIRILTNSNNKGFAASVNQGLDAALGDYLVVMHNDLLPSENLLPLLKGAFENRSNVGLAAPVLNKSSEPAQVASPDETVSHLSASSADSCCFMLKKEHDFRFDEDYGLSYYDMNDLCMLVKDSGYEISIVTAALCNHAEAKTTTMLGLQMIPFLKWSNKDRFYRKWGTTGEKKIPDQGSHPDRLRKLGIPHDPFNPDIDWVDAVQSYLTSEVKTEILRSNWSKDDLITIVSALTIADERELLRTLEDRLDKLDLPVAFLLLMIEYYFSKNIFSRCKHYLEKGGKSHPAFDLYRLKIMVADKEIKKATPLLTSMLDKYPASPDLMSLAGDMYRQSGDLDEAKSFYALASQIDPFRFSMDESAFQI, encoded by the coding sequence ATGCACGGACCCGTTGCCCTCTCCGTTATTCTTACAACTCATGCCGCCAAGAGTCATTTTGAAGCTCTTCTGCTCACCCTTACGCGTATTGGCCACCCCGGTATTGAGCTTATAGTAATTAATGATGCTGCGGATTCAGATCTGTCGCTTTTCATTCAAAAAACGCTTGGGCAGACCGACAGCGAGCAGGTGTACTACTTTGAGCATGATGCTCCCTGCGGGCGCGGGTATTGTCTTAACGAGGGTTTGATACAATCATCCGGTATGCTTATTTGGGCACCTCTCCAGGCCAGCAGGCTCAACGAATCGCTGCTTACGGATGCCATCAGGAGGTTCAAGTCGGATCCTGCCGCTTTTTGGGCTCTCGATTTTTCGTTACCGGGATCGCCTGAGCGATGGATTGACGCCGCCGAAGATGCAGGCCTTCCGGATGATACCTGCCTTGTATGGAATCGCAGCGTGATTGGTATGGGAAACATGATCTTCAATCCCTTTTTAAAAGAGCTTCACGGTGCTGAATTGGCAATGCGCCTTTCAGAAGAGAATACCTGGCACAGAACAGACCCGTTTTTCGTACTCTCTGAAAATCAGTCTATTTTTGCAAAACCGGACGATATAAGAGAGTTCACCCTGTCAGCCATTCGCCTGAGTACGGATCCCGATGAGCAGGCTGCTCTTTTCGAAAAACTGCAAACCCTCGACCGTTCCGAACCATCCCTTTCACGAGACGAGCAGCTGCTGATCGATGCCAGAAAGTATCTTAATACAGGAGATGCCAACAAGTCGCTTGAGTTTATTTCAACCTACTTGCGCAAATATCCAAATCATCTGGAAGCCAATCGAATTAAGATAACATCTCTTGAAAAGTTGAGGCGGCACGTGGAGGCCGCAGAACTGAAGCACCGGCTGCAGAAGCGTCAAAAGGAACAGCAGGAACAGATAAGGCAAGAACAGCCCGAACCGCCGCCGCCACCGAAGACTGAAAGCAGCAGTGATGAAAAACCTGCACGGGCAGACTCACGGTTCACATTCGATTTCGACTCGAATGACGTTCAGGAGGATGAAGAAGACTCCGTAACCACAGAATCCTCGGCCACAACCAATGAGGACGAAAAACCTCTCTATTCTGTGATCATACCCACAACCGGAGCCGGCAAGCCTTTCCTTGAGCAGACACTTATCCGGCTTTCTGAAACCGTGGATTCAAAGCTCACAGAATTAGTTGTTATTGATAATGCCAGTATTGACGATACATTCGAATATCTTGAGCAGCTGGCTGAAAAAGATTTTCTGAACATCCGCATTCTGACCAATTCAAACAATAAGGGATTTGCAGCGTCCGTCAATCAAGGGCTCGATGCAGCCTTGGGAGACTATCTTGTTGTTATGCATAACGATTTACTGCCTTCAGAGAATCTGCTTCCGCTTCTGAAGGGAGCTTTTGAAAATCGCAGCAACGTTGGTCTTGCAGCGCCGGTACTGAATAAAAGCAGTGAACCGGCCCAGGTGGCCAGCCCGGATGAAACCGTATCCCATTTATCAGCCTCTTCTGCCGACAGCTGCTGTTTTATGTTGAAAAAAGAGCATGATTTTCGATTTGATGAAGATTACGGTCTCTCTTATTACGATATGAATGACTTGTGCATGCTGGTAAAAGATTCAGGGTATGAGATCTCTATCGTTACGGCAGCCCTGTGCAATCATGCTGAAGCCAAAACAACCACTATGCTCGGCCTCCAGATGATCCCCTTTCTGAAATGGTCGAACAAAGACCGCTTCTACCGCAAGTGGGGTACAACCGGCGAGAAAAAAATTCCTGACCAGGGGTCCCATCCTGATCGGCTTCGAAAATTGGGCATTCCACACGACCCCTTCAATCCCGACATTGATTGGGTGGATGCCGTACAGTCCTATCTTACCAGTGAAGTAAAAACGGAAATACTTCGAAGCAATTGGAGTAAAGACGATCTGATTACAATCGTGTCGGCTCTGACCATTGCCGACGAACGGGAGTTACTGCGTACACTGGAGGACCGGCTGGATAAACTGGATCTGCCGGTCGCATTTCTGCTCCTGATGATCGAATATTATTTTTCTAAAAATATCTTTTCACGCTGTAAACACTATCTGGAGAAAGGAGGTAAGTCGCACCCTGCATTCGATCTCTATCGCCTTAAAATTATGGTAGCTGATAAAGAGATAAAAAAAGCAACTCCGCTTCTAACCTCTATGCTCGACAAATATCCTGCCAGTCCCGATCTGATGAGCCTTGCGGGCGATATGTACAGGCAGAGCGGAGATCTGGACGAAGCGAAATCTTTTTACGCTTTGGCAAGTCAGATCGATCCGTTCCGTTTCTCTATGGATGAATCAGCTTTTCAGATTTAG
- a CDS encoding SirB1 family protein: MTTKSEIESLIYLLEDPDPEVQMGVKRRFRELGEQAVPLLDQFRSESIHDSERNTINEIIYNITIGSLMEEFSMLLENGVQNSGTLEKAVLMLSRFGNPTIRIGEYERKLDQMARQIGTDIAYTPSIQEKMQILLQFVFRELRFRGDSKDYHSPENAFIDRVIDRRKGLPIMLSLVVIFIARRLNLPFYGVNMPIHFMLMYQTHNQNILIDPFDGGTIVTYDQCYYFLKKNGIEPRPEHLQKADEADILARCIRNLIHSYGKSNQDRRVRDLRELLQIIELKG, translated from the coding sequence ATGACAACCAAGTCAGAAATAGAATCTCTCATTTACCTGCTTGAAGATCCCGACCCTGAAGTTCAGATGGGTGTGAAAAGAAGGTTCAGGGAGCTCGGGGAACAAGCTGTGCCTTTATTGGACCAGTTTCGCAGTGAATCAATTCATGATTCAGAACGCAATACCATTAATGAGATTATCTACAATATCACCATTGGCTCACTAATGGAAGAGTTTTCAATGCTGCTCGAAAATGGTGTACAAAATTCAGGTACTCTGGAAAAAGCGGTATTGATGCTTTCACGATTTGGAAATCCAACTATCCGCATCGGGGAGTATGAGCGAAAACTGGACCAGATGGCCCGGCAGATCGGAACGGATATTGCTTACACACCATCCATACAGGAGAAAATGCAGATCCTGTTACAGTTTGTTTTCCGGGAACTTAGATTCAGGGGTGACTCTAAAGACTATCACAGCCCGGAGAACGCGTTTATTGACCGGGTGATTGACCGGCGGAAAGGTCTGCCGATAATGCTCAGCCTGGTGGTCATCTTTATAGCCCGAAGGTTGAACCTGCCCTTCTACGGTGTTAACATGCCGATACATTTTATGCTGATGTATCAAACACACAATCAGAACATACTGATCGACCCGTTCGACGGGGGTACGATTGTGACGTATGATCAGTGCTACTACTTCCTGAAGAAAAACGGCATTGAACCCAGACCCGAACATCTGCAAAAGGCTGATGAGGCCGATATACTGGCAAGGTGCATTCGAAATCTGATACACAGCTACGGCAAATCAAATCAGGACAGAAGGGTTCGCGACTTGAGAGAGCTTCTCCAGATTATCGAACTTAAAGGATAA